The Halomicrobium zhouii region TTCGCCGTCGGCGCCCATCACCGGCCTGTCGGAGAGCTGCGTTGCGAGGACCTGTCGCATAATCCGGACTGCGCAGGAAGAGTAATTAAAACAACTGGTCGGTTCAGTGACGACCGACGCGTCCGGACGACAGTTTCGCTCGACGGCAGCGACCGTCCAGCGCCCCTCCTCACCGTGTGTAGGTGCGGATCTCGGCAATCCGGTCGCCGTCGAAGGCGAAGACGTCGACGAACGCCGCGATCAGGTTTCCGTCACTCCCTATCAATCGCCCTTCGACAGCCACGCCGTCTGACCGTTCGAACACGGCGTCGACGGGGTGGGAGGTGTCGGTCTGGGGCCGCTCCTCGCGCATGAACTCGAGAAAACGGTCGCGCCCCTCGAAGGCGCGGTCCGGCCGTGACTGGGCGAAGTCGGGGGCCAGCAGGTCGGCGAGGCGGTCGTACGTCTGGTCGTCGAGCGCGTCGTAGTACGCACGGGCCATCGCCGTCCGGTCCATGCGAGCGACGACGGAGGCCAGCGACTACAATCCGGCGGTCAGCGTCCGTTGGCGGTCAGCGTCCGTCGGCGGTCAGCATCCGTCGGCGGTCAGTAGCCACTACCGCCGCTCTCGTCGCTCGGTTCGTCAGCCTCGTCTCCACCGTCTTCGTCCTCCCCGTCCTCGTCCGCAGCCAGGTCCTCGGCCGTCGGGATGTCGGCCAGGTCCTCGTCGCTGGCGCCCTGGGGCTCGTCGTCCAGGACGTCGTCGTCGTCGCCCGGCCCGTCGGTGTCCAGCGCATCGTCGCTCCCGTCTGGCTCCAGCGGGTCGCCGCCGCCGGGTCCGGATCCGTCGCCTCCCGCGGGTTCGAGCGACCGGGACGCGCCGGGCGCTGGCGAACCGCCGCTCGACAGGTCGGCGTCTGGGTCCGCCGGTGCGTCGTCGGGCGACTCGGCGAGCGGGTCCACCCCGTCGTCCGCCCCGTCCGCATCCCCGTCCAGTTCGCCGCCCCCGTCGTCGTCGAGGGGCGCCCGTTCGCCGTCGTCGGACGGGTCCTCGTCCGCGGCGGCCCGGTTGGCGGCCTCGGCGGCGGACTGGCTCGCCTGCATCTCCGCCTCGAGTTCCTTCAGGTCGTCGTCGTCGATCTCGTCGTCGCCAGCGTCCTCGGCGCCGTCGTCGCCTCCGACATCACTCCCGTCGACCCGCTCGTCCGTCCGCTCGGGCGGCGCGTCGACCATGCTCGTGGGCGCCTCCTCGAGTTCCTCGCCTTCGGGATTGTCGGGCTGACTCGCGGTGAGCTCGGCCTCGATCTCCTGGAGTTCCGCGTCGTCGATTTCGCCGCCGGACTCCTCCCCCTCGGCGTCACCGTCGACGTCCGTACCGGCGAATTCTGCCTCGGCTCCTTCCGCTTCGCTCTCGGCGGCTTCGTCGATGTCGACCGCCAGCGCGCTGTCGCCCTCCGCTTCCTGGGGAAGGAAGCTATCGTGTTCGTCGTCGGCGTCCTCGTCGGGCGGCCAGTCGTCGGGGTCGACCGGTTCGCCCAGGTCGCGGGCGGTCTCCAGGGGGCCCTCGGCGTCGTCGCGCAGGCGCTGGCCCTCCGCGCCGCGGCCGCTGGAGTACTCGCTGGCTGACTTGCTCAGCCAGTCGGCGGCCTGCCACAGCGCCGTCGCCTTCTCCTGTGATCGCTCGTAGTACGCCTCGAACGTCTCGTCGTCGACGAACCGGGCCGAACTGTCCAGGTGGTCGGCGGCCTCCTCGAACTCCTCACGGGCGCGCCTGAAGTCCGACTGGGCGACCATCCACTCCGAGTCGCGGTACGACCCCATCGCGCTGGTGAAGGCCCGCCGCCCCTCGGTGTAGTGGGCGTGGCCGACCCGGTAGCGGGCGAAGGCGGTGTCGTCGCCGCCGGTGTCGGCGATGGCGTCCTTGATCTCCTCGCTGCGAGGGAGTTCCGCCATGTCGCGCGTGCTCCAGGCGTACTGGATCACGCCGTCGTGGTCGACGACGAACACCGCCCGTTCGACCAGTCGCTGGCCGACGTCGTCCTCGAAGTCGACGCCGTAGGTCTCGGCGACGTCGTGGCTGGTATCCGAGAGGAGGGGGATGTGCAGGTCGTACTCGTCGGCGAAGGCCGCGTGGCTGTAGAGGGTGTCCGGCCCGATAGCGAGCACTTCGACGTCCTTCTGCATCGTGAACAGGTCGAGTTCGTCGAGATCGGAGTCGAAGTCACAGGCCGGGTTGAAGTCGGCCGGGTAGAACGCCAGTATCACCACGTCGTCACCGAGGAACTCCCCGAGGGCGACGCGGCGGTGTTCCCCGTCGACCAGTCCCGGGAGTTCGAACTCCGGTGCGTCGGTTCCCGCTGGGATCACTGGCAAAACCATTCTCGCTCCCGCACTTAAGCGTACGTGCCGATTCGGAGGCCGATATCCCCGGCGCGAGTCGATTTTCGTCGCGGAGAACCTCACTCACCGGAGCGCGTCGGTGACCCTCGACGGGTGACGACGCGTGGTGCTCGGCGAGTACCCCGTTTCGGCCGCTGAATCGGCGTTCGTGGGGCTTTTAGCCCGCTCTCCCCTACCGGTCGTCGTGGACCTACACGTGCGCTACGAGGGCGACGACGACCCGAAGAAGTGCAGCGCGCGAAAACTCGCGCGCTTCGACCTGGCAGAGCTACACGAGGCGACCCGCTCGACGCCGCCAGGCATCGTCCTCAACCCCTTCGCCGACCAGGCGCTCTCGCCAGCGGACGCCCCGGGGCCCGGCGACGGCAAGCGCCACGACCGCCTCGTCGCGCTCGATTGCTCCTGGGAGACCGCCCAGCGCGAGGCCTTCGACCTGGAGGGGATCCACCGTTCACTCCCCTTCCTCGTC contains the following coding sequences:
- a CDS encoding nuclear transport factor 2 family protein, with the protein product MDRTAMARAYYDALDDQTYDRLADLLAPDFAQSRPDRAFEGRDRFLEFMREERPQTDTSHPVDAVFERSDGVAVEGRLIGSDGNLIAAFVDVFAFDGDRIAEIRTYTR
- a CDS encoding redoxin domain-containing protein, with the protein product MIPAGTDAPEFELPGLVDGEHRRVALGEFLGDDVVILAFYPADFNPACDFDSDLDELDLFTMQKDVEVLAIGPDTLYSHAAFADEYDLHIPLLSDTSHDVAETYGVDFEDDVGQRLVERAVFVVDHDGVIQYAWSTRDMAELPRSEEIKDAIADTGGDDTAFARYRVGHAHYTEGRRAFTSAMGSYRDSEWMVAQSDFRRAREEFEEAADHLDSSARFVDDETFEAYYERSQEKATALWQAADWLSKSASEYSSGRGAEGQRLRDDAEGPLETARDLGEPVDPDDWPPDEDADDEHDSFLPQEAEGDSALAVDIDEAAESEAEGAEAEFAGTDVDGDAEGEESGGEIDDAELQEIEAELTASQPDNPEGEELEEAPTSMVDAPPERTDERVDGSDVGGDDGAEDAGDDEIDDDDLKELEAEMQASQSAAEAANRAAADEDPSDDGERAPLDDDGGGELDGDADGADDGVDPLAESPDDAPADPDADLSSGGSPAPGASRSLEPAGGDGSGPGGGDPLEPDGSDDALDTDGPGDDDDVLDDEPQGASDEDLADIPTAEDLAADEDGEDEDGGDEADEPSDESGGSGY
- a CDS encoding DUF367 family protein, coding for MDLHVRYEGDDDPKKCSARKLARFDLAELHEATRSTPPGIVLNPFADQALSPADAPGPGDGKRHDRLVALDCSWETAQREAFDLEGIHRSLPFLVAANPVNYGTAFQLNTVEAFAGALCILGERDHAEEILSKFTWGHTFLELNEEPLRRYAECADSSEVVAVQDDYLVAEDDPDREPESS